Proteins encoded in a region of the Brevefilum fermentans genome:
- a CDS encoding sigma-54-dependent transcriptional regulator, whose translation MSATILVVDDVDTAREAIADSLRKDGKEVLEAGTLKEARGFLELNKADICILDILLPDGNGLSLLDEVIHMAFQPKFIVITAHGQIDYAVEAMKKGALDFITKPIDMKTLKKSISRAEDLVAMRRELDHLRHSQALSAKFVVGQHPRMQALINLAQRAAEASVSVLITGESGTGKEVMATFILQSGPRSDKPFIAINCAAIANTLLESELFGHEANAFTGASNKRKNGLMEVADGGILFLDEISSMPLDMQAKLLRAIEERAFRRVGGTTLIRVDVQIIAASNRDLKEMIKNGEFREDLYYRLKVVDLDIPPLRKRKEDIPELVGLLLNQSNMSMGTNIKDVTPRALEAMMDYDWPGNIRELRNALERAIIFCDDPAIDIQHLPSEIIERSSI comes from the coding sequence ATGAGTGCAACAATCCTGGTCGTAGACGATGTTGATACTGCCCGAGAAGCAATCGCGGACAGCCTACGAAAAGATGGCAAAGAAGTTCTGGAAGCGGGCACCCTCAAAGAAGCACGCGGCTTTTTAGAATTGAATAAAGCTGATATCTGTATTTTAGACATCCTCCTACCCGATGGCAATGGCTTATCGTTGTTAGATGAAGTCATTCATATGGCTTTTCAGCCAAAGTTCATCGTAATTACTGCCCACGGTCAAATTGATTATGCCGTGGAAGCCATGAAAAAAGGCGCTCTGGATTTCATTACCAAACCCATTGATATGAAAACTTTAAAGAAATCCATATCAAGGGCAGAGGACCTCGTAGCCATGCGTCGCGAACTTGATCATTTGCGCCATTCTCAAGCATTATCAGCAAAATTCGTAGTCGGTCAGCACCCTCGCATGCAAGCTTTGATCAATCTTGCCCAACGTGCGGCGGAAGCTTCGGTGTCTGTTTTAATTACCGGCGAATCCGGAACAGGAAAAGAAGTTATGGCTACTTTTATCCTCCAGTCGGGTCCCCGCAGTGACAAGCCTTTTATCGCAATCAACTGCGCTGCGATTGCCAACACCTTGTTGGAATCTGAATTGTTTGGGCATGAAGCGAATGCTTTTACCGGCGCGTCAAACAAGCGTAAAAATGGTTTAATGGAAGTTGCTGATGGCGGAATCCTGTTTCTTGATGAAATTTCATCAATGCCACTTGACATGCAGGCTAAGCTTTTGCGGGCTATCGAAGAGCGTGCCTTTCGCCGGGTTGGCGGTACGACACTCATCCGCGTGGATGTACAGATTATCGCTGCATCAAACCGGGATTTAAAAGAAATGATTAAAAACGGCGAATTTCGAGAAGACCTGTACTACCGCTTGAAAGTCGTCGACCTGGACATCCCGCCGCTCAGAAAACGTAAGGAAGACATCCCCGAACTGGTTGGCCTTTTATTAAATCAAAGCAACATGAGCATGGGCACCAACATCAAGGATGTTACCCCGCGCGCACTAGAGGCAATGATGGATTATGACTGGCCAGGAAATATCCGAGAACTGCGCAATGCGCTCGAACGCGCCATCATTTTCTGCGATGACCCTGCAATCGATATCCAGCATCTGCCTTCAGAGATCATCGAAAGAAGTTCAATTTAA
- a CDS encoding RNA polymerase factor sigma-54, with translation MQHFDYYFIIRSGDNLVQLRSTHSQYQTQSPMTSAHIAQTMTLLYMTSTELLQTIDRELSQNPALELINERRCPMCGRRLPPEGPCSICSQPKTMDPDETIVFVSPRDDFYTFSASASTSIEDYPEDPFSSANLDLSSYVLRQVAPVLELDEREIAAMILTNLDEDGFLNINIVEICRYHHVPPSKVEKVLSKIQHCDPIGVASRNVKEALLVQLDHLAETGTVPEFAKQVISEDFKLLSRHHYSELAKKYRTTLYEMQSLASFISDNLNPFPARANWGTFRNPSDNKPDVFNQPDVLIYYLNNKPGNPLVIEIIMPSRGFLRINPLFKQAIKEQTGENQEEWKKDIGKASLLIKCIQQRNNTMQQLMSRLVAIQKPFIMQGETFLEPLTRAQIAAELDVHESTISRAVANKTVQLPNKRIIPMAMFFDRSLAVRTVLKEIIANEPHPLNDTELQEQLENQGISVARRTVAKYRAMEGILPAHLRRNEKFATL, from the coding sequence TTGCAACATTTCGATTATTATTTTATAATAAGATCAGGAGACAATCTCGTGCAACTGAGGTCTACACACAGCCAATATCAAACACAAAGCCCGATGACATCGGCGCATATCGCCCAAACCATGACATTGTTGTACATGACATCGACTGAATTACTCCAAACCATTGATCGTGAACTTTCACAAAATCCGGCTTTAGAGCTTATCAACGAGCGCCGCTGTCCAATGTGTGGTCGAAGATTGCCACCTGAAGGTCCTTGTTCAATCTGCAGCCAGCCAAAAACCATGGATCCTGACGAGACCATTGTGTTTGTCTCTCCAAGAGATGATTTTTACACCTTCAGCGCTAGTGCCTCTACCTCAATTGAGGATTACCCCGAAGATCCGTTTTCATCAGCAAATCTAGATCTGTCCAGTTACGTCTTACGCCAGGTGGCGCCAGTGTTAGAACTTGATGAGCGGGAAATCGCAGCGATGATCCTGACCAACCTGGATGAGGATGGATTCCTCAACATCAACATCGTTGAGATCTGCCGCTATCATCATGTGCCGCCCTCCAAAGTAGAAAAAGTATTATCTAAAATCCAACATTGCGATCCCATTGGAGTCGCTTCCCGTAATGTGAAAGAAGCTCTGCTCGTGCAACTTGATCACCTTGCTGAAACAGGCACTGTGCCCGAATTTGCCAAACAGGTAATTAGCGAAGATTTTAAATTGCTGTCCCGACACCATTATTCAGAGCTGGCAAAGAAATACAGAACCACATTGTATGAGATGCAAAGTCTTGCAAGTTTTATCAGTGATAACCTTAACCCATTCCCAGCAAGAGCCAATTGGGGAACATTCCGCAATCCGAGCGATAATAAACCTGATGTTTTTAATCAACCAGATGTCCTAATCTATTATCTTAATAACAAACCCGGTAATCCATTGGTTATTGAAATCATCATGCCATCACGTGGTTTTTTGAGGATTAACCCCTTGTTTAAACAGGCGATTAAAGAACAAACCGGAGAAAACCAGGAGGAGTGGAAAAAAGACATCGGCAAAGCGTCGCTCTTGATCAAGTGCATTCAACAACGCAACAATACCATGCAACAACTGATGTCCCGATTGGTTGCAATTCAAAAACCATTTATAATGCAAGGTGAGACGTTTTTAGAACCCCTTACCAGAGCCCAAATTGCGGCAGAATTGGATGTACACGAATCAACCATTTCGCGTGCAGTTGCCAATAAGACAGTGCAGTTGCCAAATAAAAGAATAATTCCAATGGCGATGTTCTTTGATCGCAGCCTGGCTGTCAGGACAGTTCTTAAGGAGATCATCGCTAACGAACCACATCCACTTAACGATACCGAACTCCAGGAACAATTGGAAAACCAGGGCATCTCAGTGGCTCGGCGGACCGTGGCGAAATATCGTGCCATGGAAGGCATACTCCCAGCCCATCTGAGACGAAATGAAAAATTCGCTACACTATGA
- a CDS encoding tetratricopeptide repeat protein, giving the protein MPFFLNAPNDLASYAPMKMATWLIEQKIGLSIPDLGQCEINLPAQIKAAAAQALETVFNTSLPPADLYTAGLLALTLYERRMRRDTWKGLSEEIFINRNPQSILKNYRIWQTPFACLFSICHDFNDLIDEFISSPSDSIRQAFIPILLHTLITNPMDPDLLLDQLFEFAKQLTIDHQLENLGWLRDFNQEALQINLARQLLQTKNNREFFANVFSGIEAFDAVSADSDPLEKTVSYALPENVNRLAAFYFFTGNQRKAADTYQKVTEIFEFLKAQALFQTLADEKGHVAPTRWLEIIKSVPHSKQARLFYARSLIADGQFEDAHQQLTELPETIQQQLLLHQIDGEDKEIINAAIKSHTPSSKWSHRKKQPLASYYVHQPHLSPEAGILLAIQKADCRGDRLHWLEKYLRSNSNDLQAISIARDLYDESNQIEKSIELTSYLERIEPTEIAHKRSLARLYARAERWQDAFTFLQTFINSMESSEIEDLEMYAEAAVRTQQTETAISICQNILQRYEKNPKALVLLGEIYHLKGDPLKAIQHMESVLDLIPTEPDAWLTMAWLWAENDQTDRALETLKKSIKVVPNQPRLLRALGKAQDANQEYAEALAAYKQAYELDSQHTEGKIELADIYFRLGQPEHAYPLMEAFSDNYEQNPIAAKLLGHILLALEQVVSAEPLLLFAAEKFPEDVQTVVAASHLVLDRLESDPEQETGRVLDRVNAILLQASHIHADQSVITRLLADVERLNGQHQSAFNVYTRLAKAAEQHNLLGDWRLKYGLGQAAMGLADPEVGLAALQDALDIQPSNLIIRHALADAFQATDLPGKAHAMAKSALIMAPQDLNNILWYAGFKTRANDPEEAVRALKEALQLSPHRSELRLWLAKALISAGLLEEAQENVVDFIVSPPPNPDLLHQAAYVCVHLNDLENAAQALEKALQIYPDFNPLMVMDLAIIYALQGQHKQALDALDIEQSLISQYPQIAILTADLFSNIGEYEHACAALISIDDSALKTLETDTTPPLLISKSPLLYSHDLTLDGYHLRLGYLFRALGHFEESLEHLTLTHQRNKGDIKLTNAIIETAMVGLDHKPVLEITQHITPSELLKNKDSHDLLDLICSQIEVFLYQENYEKALERFLLLADVDLTYPRVLAIKSRFAANNGDFDTAKKHLSEAIKNLNTTFGNHSTRSLPEIFRKMINQHSISEACLALDEYLDAIQAWSKVYGQFDTQPLFNWRYLYALVTAAEVQQIASAVSITTHSPGSACLSEEHHTTAERLLVNIHSKVPQDQIICMKARIESAFTGIWPVHLNVDACLQGPEEAAAVLIGSEDDNLIRDILEAYSNDVKVLQAYGVYALRHGRHDAIPLIEKALKIDPANPINHALLAYLSLDQPAQAIDSIETALSLWPEEPDWHILAADLHARLSHPDLAEKHIQSALEYQPENAYYWQKSASLNVQTNNFVQAKSDLEKSTAYRSDDPKSWVAMAEVNRRMGDISDALFSIRKASQLDPDDVHLVEMEMKLLFEQNNFSDLESRATAVLTEHSENETALIYLARALAKQGKFAQALSTLIQNLDKDPDNTRVALEYLKIKKEQVGVEKALPDLIVLAQNNPKDPAVLTSLTEWLIQANRITEAEKVAQTTLRFAPDRAEIHLMLGRLQRAKGDLDQAITHLSQAITLDDTLIEAYIELGKTYQERRDVEKAIEIFDKGSQANKSDPRPYYYAGLALKEIKDYPGAELMLKTAKKYSPDDSNIIRQLGVVTALNLVNNLREVR; this is encoded by the coding sequence TTGCCATTTTTTTTGAATGCTCCCAATGACCTGGCCAGCTACGCACCCATGAAAATGGCTACCTGGTTGATCGAACAGAAGATCGGTTTATCTATTCCAGACCTTGGTCAATGTGAAATCAATCTTCCTGCTCAAATTAAAGCAGCGGCAGCACAAGCTTTGGAAACTGTATTTAACACCAGCCTCCCTCCTGCTGATCTTTATACAGCAGGTTTACTCGCCTTAACTCTCTATGAACGACGAATGAGGAGAGACACCTGGAAAGGGCTCTCTGAAGAAATCTTCATTAACCGGAATCCTCAATCTATCCTCAAAAACTATCGTATCTGGCAAACGCCCTTTGCATGTTTATTTTCTATTTGCCATGATTTTAATGATTTGATTGATGAGTTTATTTCTTCGCCATCTGATTCAATTCGTCAGGCTTTTATTCCAATTCTTTTACACACCCTGATAACAAATCCGATGGATCCCGATTTGTTATTGGATCAATTGTTTGAATTTGCTAAGCAACTTACGATTGATCACCAATTGGAAAACCTGGGATGGTTGAGAGATTTCAATCAAGAAGCACTACAAATTAATTTAGCAAGACAACTGCTTCAGACCAAGAATAACAGGGAATTCTTCGCCAATGTCTTTTCCGGAATCGAGGCCTTTGATGCGGTCAGTGCGGATTCTGATCCCCTGGAAAAGACCGTTTCCTACGCTTTACCTGAAAATGTTAATCGCTTGGCTGCGTTTTACTTTTTTACCGGAAACCAACGGAAAGCAGCTGACACCTATCAGAAAGTCACTGAAATTTTTGAATTTTTGAAAGCACAGGCACTTTTTCAAACCCTCGCTGATGAGAAAGGGCATGTCGCGCCAACCCGCTGGCTCGAAATCATTAAATCAGTGCCCCACTCCAAGCAAGCACGTCTTTTCTACGCACGCTCATTAATCGCCGATGGTCAGTTTGAAGATGCGCACCAGCAGTTAACTGAATTGCCGGAAACCATTCAACAGCAACTTTTGCTTCATCAGATTGATGGAGAAGACAAAGAAATTATCAATGCTGCGATTAAATCTCACACTCCGTCGAGCAAATGGTCGCATCGAAAAAAACAGCCCCTGGCGAGTTATTATGTCCACCAGCCGCACCTCTCTCCTGAAGCGGGGATATTGTTGGCAATCCAAAAAGCAGATTGTCGAGGAGATCGTCTGCATTGGCTGGAAAAATATCTGCGATCAAATTCAAACGATCTACAGGCGATCAGTATTGCTCGCGATTTGTATGATGAATCCAACCAGATTGAGAAATCAATTGAACTGACTTCATATCTTGAAAGAATTGAACCCACAGAGATTGCACACAAGCGTTCTTTGGCTCGTTTGTATGCTCGCGCAGAGCGCTGGCAAGATGCCTTTACCTTCCTGCAAACGTTCATTAATTCAATGGAGTCCAGCGAAATAGAAGATTTGGAAATGTATGCAGAGGCCGCTGTAAGGACACAACAAACAGAAACAGCCATTTCAATTTGCCAGAACATTTTACAACGCTATGAAAAAAATCCAAAGGCGCTGGTTTTATTGGGAGAAATTTACCACCTCAAAGGTGATCCCCTTAAAGCAATCCAGCATATGGAAAGCGTGCTCGATTTGATACCGACTGAGCCTGACGCCTGGTTAACGATGGCCTGGCTGTGGGCTGAGAATGACCAAACCGATCGCGCCCTTGAAACGCTAAAAAAGAGTATCAAGGTTGTCCCAAATCAACCTCGCTTACTGCGAGCTCTTGGAAAAGCTCAGGATGCCAACCAGGAGTACGCTGAGGCGCTCGCTGCCTACAAACAGGCTTATGAGCTTGATTCTCAGCACACTGAAGGAAAAATCGAATTAGCAGATATTTATTTTCGGTTAGGTCAGCCTGAGCATGCCTACCCCTTAATGGAAGCATTTAGCGACAATTATGAGCAGAATCCAATTGCTGCCAAGCTGTTAGGCCATATCTTGCTGGCGTTGGAACAGGTGGTTTCTGCTGAGCCGCTCCTGCTCTTTGCTGCTGAGAAATTTCCAGAAGATGTTCAAACTGTTGTCGCTGCCTCTCACTTAGTTTTGGATCGGTTGGAATCCGATCCAGAACAAGAAACGGGACGGGTTCTGGACCGTGTCAACGCAATCCTCTTGCAAGCTTCTCATATACACGCGGATCAATCCGTGATCACTCGCTTATTAGCTGATGTTGAACGCCTAAACGGTCAGCATCAAAGTGCGTTTAATGTTTATACCAGGCTGGCAAAAGCGGCAGAGCAACATAATTTACTGGGTGATTGGCGTCTGAAGTATGGGTTGGGACAAGCCGCCATGGGATTGGCAGACCCGGAAGTCGGGCTGGCAGCACTGCAGGATGCACTTGACATTCAACCCAGTAACCTGATCATTCGCCACGCCCTGGCAGATGCCTTTCAGGCTACCGACCTACCTGGAAAAGCACACGCTATGGCCAAAAGCGCACTGATAATGGCGCCACAGGACTTAAATAACATCCTCTGGTATGCCGGTTTTAAAACTCGCGCAAATGACCCCGAAGAAGCAGTTCGAGCACTGAAAGAAGCTCTTCAACTCTCTCCTCACCGCAGTGAGTTGCGGCTTTGGCTGGCAAAAGCGCTGATTTCTGCGGGATTGCTGGAAGAAGCTCAGGAGAACGTCGTCGATTTTATCGTGTCCCCGCCGCCCAATCCCGACCTACTCCACCAGGCAGCTTATGTTTGCGTTCACTTAAATGACCTCGAAAATGCTGCTCAAGCCCTGGAAAAAGCCCTGCAAATATATCCCGATTTTAACCCGCTAATGGTAATGGACCTTGCCATCATTTATGCTTTGCAGGGCCAACACAAACAAGCTTTAGATGCGCTTGATATTGAACAGAGCCTGATTTCTCAATATCCACAAATTGCGATATTAACTGCGGATTTGTTTTCTAATATTGGCGAATATGAACACGCCTGCGCGGCATTGATATCCATTGACGATAGCGCATTGAAGACACTGGAGACAGATACCACCCCTCCCCTTCTAATCAGCAAATCACCCCTCCTTTATTCTCATGATCTAACACTGGATGGGTATCATCTTCGCCTTGGATACCTTTTTAGAGCACTGGGACATTTTGAGGAGTCTTTAGAACATCTAACGCTTACTCACCAGAGAAATAAAGGTGACATAAAACTCACCAATGCAATCATTGAGACAGCCATGGTGGGACTGGACCATAAACCCGTGCTGGAAATTACACAGCACATCACCCCGTCAGAATTGCTGAAGAATAAAGATTCACATGATTTACTGGATCTGATCTGTTCTCAGATAGAAGTATTCCTGTACCAGGAAAATTATGAAAAAGCTTTGGAACGTTTTTTGCTTCTGGCTGACGTCGATTTGACTTACCCCAGGGTACTGGCAATAAAAAGCCGTTTTGCTGCTAACAATGGTGACTTTGACACTGCCAAAAAACACCTCAGCGAGGCGATCAAAAACCTCAATACAACCTTCGGGAATCATTCGACGCGATCGCTGCCAGAAATCTTCAGGAAAATGATCAACCAGCACAGCATTTCAGAAGCATGCCTGGCGCTGGATGAATATTTAGATGCAATACAGGCCTGGTCTAAAGTTTATGGTCAATTTGATACTCAACCCCTATTCAACTGGCGTTATTTATACGCATTGGTGACCGCAGCGGAGGTTCAGCAAATCGCCTCTGCTGTGTCGATCACCACACATAGCCCCGGATCAGCTTGCCTTTCAGAAGAACACCACACAACCGCAGAGCGTTTATTGGTCAACATTCACAGCAAGGTTCCTCAGGATCAAATTATCTGCATGAAAGCAAGGATTGAATCAGCTTTCACTGGCATCTGGCCTGTGCATCTGAATGTGGACGCCTGCTTACAAGGACCCGAAGAAGCAGCAGCGGTACTCATTGGCAGCGAAGATGACAATTTAATCCGGGACATCCTCGAAGCGTATTCAAACGACGTCAAGGTTTTACAAGCATATGGCGTTTACGCACTACGACATGGGCGACACGACGCAATTCCGCTCATTGAAAAAGCACTCAAGATCGACCCTGCTAACCCGATCAACCACGCCCTGCTGGCTTATCTCAGCCTTGATCAGCCTGCACAGGCAATTGACTCAATTGAGACGGCATTAAGCCTTTGGCCTGAAGAGCCTGATTGGCATATCCTGGCTGCTGACCTGCACGCCAGGCTGTCCCACCCTGATCTGGCAGAAAAACACATTCAATCTGCGCTGGAATATCAACCAGAGAATGCATACTACTGGCAAAAAAGCGCGTCACTTAATGTACAAACCAACAACTTTGTCCAGGCGAAATCAGATTTGGAAAAAAGCACAGCGTACCGGTCCGATGATCCTAAAAGCTGGGTAGCCATGGCTGAAGTTAACCGTCGTATGGGCGATATTTCTGATGCTCTTTTCAGTATTCGAAAAGCCAGCCAACTTGATCCTGATGATGTGCACCTGGTTGAGATGGAAATGAAACTCTTATTCGAGCAAAACAATTTCTCTGACCTTGAATCTCGGGCAACAGCGGTGTTGACAGAACACAGTGAAAATGAAACTGCACTGATCTATTTAGCCCGTGCATTAGCAAAACAGGGAAAATTTGCTCAAGCTTTATCAACACTGATCCAGAACCTGGATAAAGACCCCGATAACACCAGAGTGGCTTTGGAATATCTAAAGATAAAAAAAGAGCAGGTTGGCGTTGAAAAAGCTTTGCCAGATTTAATCGTCCTGGCTCAAAATAACCCTAAAGACCCCGCAGTGTTGACCAGCCTCACAGAATGGTTGATCCAGGCAAATCGCATCACAGAGGCAGAAAAAGTTGCTCAAACAACCTTGAGGTTTGCACCTGATCGGGCAGAAATACACTTAATGTTGGGACGTTTGCAGCGTGCCAAGGGAGATTTAGATCAGGCCATCACCCATCTCTCACAGGCCATCACTTTAGACGATACCTTGATCGAAGCTTATATCGAATTAGGAAAAACCTACCAGGAACGTAGAGATGTGGAAAAAGCCATTGAAATATTTGATAAAGGCTCCCAGGCAAATAAATCCGATCCACGACCTTATTATTATGCCGGGTTAGCATTAAAAGAAATCAAAGATTATCCGGGTGCCGAACTGATGCTGAAAACGGCTAAAAAGTATTCACCTGATGATAGCAATATCATCCGCCAGCTTGGCGTGGTCACAGCCCTCAATCTGGTAAACAACTTACGAGAGGTGAGATAA
- a CDS encoding two-component system sensor histidine kinase NtrB — protein MKNSLHYEKNVTQNISDNFNNFNFTPEEGLESLLTLFNLIPDPAIIYQPSNDSILAANNALFLLTNLGEADFIHQSIKTLLPNISNTDPLSGHDKKAFLRHKKLPLMPVTVRIFPLVHVDEYLIILLKPDDERPVKKFQAGEQIAVIEGLTSLLQSVNKPMMDPVLEQILMKAGALLETPLVCLYKATGSTPPMVLHLTSNKERASELPTHLTDDDLLSHQSPGIWTPDLPAVSGLHHYVMAAQLGYLVSVPLGLEAANFGLLVACSESQVPHLNTLPLARLLAVYIAGIMENHNKQQIQNNLIHKIRQVVKIQNEIVTNLEEGVIILAPDLTVAEINPAAEAILGYANVEALRQPITTILIGSESLESSLRSTQQGIPSLTSGDLTIYHRTGRSFPAQILMSPVMIKGQLFSIIMLIRDLSQQEENQAINKQLEQRAILGEVTAIFAHEVRNPINAIMLSLQVIEDSLKEGDPNLKWLDNIRDECNKLMYLMDSVLSFAKPLEYKMAGVDLNFLLTRMLERWHPRLMRLNISTYYETEVDNPIIEGDLRALDQVFTNLISNSVNAMAEKGGSLGIKITEAEDDQDHRYIQINLTDTGTGIPDEMKSHMFKPFVTGSKRGTGLGLAITQQIINTHKGKIEVDSYPGGTIFKIFLLKKKGPGNE, from the coding sequence ATGAAAAATTCGCTACACTATGAGAAAAATGTGACCCAAAATATCTCTGACAATTTTAATAATTTCAATTTCACACCTGAAGAGGGTCTTGAAAGCCTCCTGACATTATTTAATTTAATACCTGATCCTGCAATCATCTATCAGCCCAGCAATGATTCGATCTTAGCAGCAAACAATGCCCTTTTCTTGCTGACAAACCTCGGCGAGGCTGATTTCATTCATCAATCCATAAAAACCTTGCTCCCGAATATATCAAATACTGACCCACTCAGCGGGCATGACAAAAAAGCTTTTTTGCGCCATAAAAAACTTCCATTAATGCCCGTCACTGTCAGAATCTTTCCGCTTGTCCATGTAGATGAGTATTTGATTATTCTACTCAAGCCAGATGATGAGCGACCGGTCAAAAAATTTCAGGCAGGTGAACAAATTGCCGTTATCGAAGGGCTGACCTCTCTGTTACAATCGGTCAACAAACCAATGATGGATCCCGTTCTTGAACAAATTCTTATGAAAGCTGGAGCATTATTGGAAACGCCGCTCGTTTGCTTATACAAAGCAACCGGGTCGACTCCTCCTATGGTTCTTCATCTAACGTCAAATAAGGAGCGAGCATCGGAATTACCCACCCACTTGACCGACGACGACCTTCTCAGTCATCAAAGCCCTGGGATATGGACGCCAGATTTACCCGCCGTTTCTGGCCTTCACCATTATGTAATGGCTGCTCAGCTTGGTTATTTGGTCAGTGTCCCATTGGGGCTTGAAGCAGCAAATTTCGGATTATTGGTTGCCTGTTCTGAATCGCAAGTGCCCCATTTAAACACGCTTCCCCTGGCAAGATTGCTAGCCGTTTATATAGCTGGGATAATGGAAAACCATAACAAACAGCAAATTCAGAATAATCTCATCCACAAGATCAGACAAGTGGTAAAAATCCAGAATGAGATTGTAACGAACCTGGAAGAGGGAGTAATCATCCTTGCACCAGATTTAACTGTAGCAGAAATTAATCCAGCAGCTGAAGCAATCCTGGGATATGCCAATGTCGAAGCACTCCGTCAACCAATTACTACCATTCTTATTGGCTCAGAATCTTTGGAATCTTCGCTGCGTTCCACCCAACAGGGCATCCCCAGCCTTACCAGTGGCGATCTAACCATTTACCACCGCACCGGTCGCTCTTTCCCTGCTCAAATTCTAATGTCTCCCGTGATGATCAAAGGGCAACTCTTTTCAATAATCATGTTGATTCGCGACCTGAGCCAACAAGAAGAAAATCAGGCCATCAATAAGCAATTGGAACAGCGAGCAATTTTAGGTGAAGTTACCGCGATTTTTGCCCACGAAGTACGTAATCCCATCAATGCGATAATGCTTTCTTTGCAAGTTATTGAAGACTCACTAAAAGAAGGTGATCCAAACTTGAAATGGCTGGACAACATCCGTGATGAATGTAACAAACTGATGTATTTAATGGATAGTGTCTTATCTTTTGCCAAACCGCTGGAATATAAAATGGCTGGGGTGGATTTAAATTTTTTGCTCACACGAATGCTGGAGCGATGGCATCCCAGGCTTATGCGATTAAATATCTCGACTTATTATGAAACTGAGGTTGACAATCCCATTATCGAAGGCGATCTGCGGGCTCTAGACCAGGTGTTTACCAACTTGATCAGTAATTCAGTCAATGCCATGGCTGAAAAAGGCGGCTCATTGGGGATTAAAATAACAGAAGCCGAAGATGATCAAGACCATCGCTACATTCAGATCAACTTAACTGACACCGGAACAGGTATCCCCGATGAAATGAAGTCCCACATGTTCAAACCCTTTGTAACGGGCTCGAAACGTGGAACTGGTCTGGGTTTGGCAATCACCCAGCAAATCATCAATACCCATAAAGGTAAAATCGAGGTCGATAGCTACCCCGGGGGAACAATATTTAAGATATTCTTGTTGAAGAAGAAAGGTCCTGGCAACGAATGA